The Pseudomonas fragi DNA window GGTGTATCTCGAGGAGCAGGCGTTGCATGTGGGTGTACGCATGCAGGTGCGGATTCGCGCCGAGGGTTTTGACGCCGTGCTGCGCATGGTCGCCCGGGGCGCCGGGCTGGGGATTGTGCCCCGGGCGACCATCGAGCGCTGGCAGGCGCCACGCACGTTTAAAGTGGTGAGCTTGAGCGAGCCGTGGGCAGATCGTAAATTGCTGCTCTGTGCCCGCTCATTCGAGCAGTTGCCCGCCTATGCGGTGGCCTTGCTGGAAGCGTTAAGCTTGTAGGAAGAGTCGCGGTTTGCGCTTCGCCTGTATGCCTTGGTTTTTACCCAGAGTAATATCCGGGGCTTGCGACACCCGGGGCACCTTTGGCCGTGGGTATTTTTATCAAGTTTTGAGAATAACAACTCACAGGGCAACCGATGGCTGACGCTAACTCCCCCCCGGTCACACTCAAACGCGGTTTGAAAAATCGCCACATCCAGCTGATCGCCCTAGGCGGCGCCATCGGTACGGGCCTGTTCCTGGGGTCGGCGGGCGTGCTCAAGTCGGCCGGGCCGTCGATGATCCTGGGCTATGCGATCGCCGGTTTTATCGCATTCCTGATCATGCGCCAGCTGGGCGAAATGATCGTCGAAGAGCCGGTGGCCGGCTCCTTCAGCCACTTTGCCCACAAGTACTGGGGCGGCTATGCGGGTTTCTTGTCGGGCTGGAACTACTGGGTGCTGTATGTGCTGGTGGGCATGGCCGAGCTGACGGCCGTGGGCAAGTACATCCAGTTCTGGTGGCCCGAGGTACCGACCTGGGTCAGCGCCGTGGTGTTCTTTGCGCTGGTCAACCTGATCAATACCCTGAACGTCAAAGTGTTCGGCGAGATGGAGTTCTGGTTTGCCATCATCAAGGTGGTGGCGATTGTCGGCATGATCGTTTTGGGCTGCTACCTGCTGTTCAGCGGCACCGGCGGCCCGCAGGCGTCGATCAGCAACCTGTGGAGCCACGGCGGCTTCTTCCCCAATGGTGGCATGGGCCTGCTGATGGCCATGGCCTTTATCATGTTTTCCTTCGGTGGCCTGGAGCTGGTGGGCATCACCGCCGCTGAAGCCAGCGAGCCGAAAAAGGTCATCCCCAAGGCCATCAACCAGGTGGTGTACCGTATCCTGATTTTCTATGTCGGTGCCCTGACGGTGCTGCTGGCGCTGTACCCGTGGGACCAGTTACTGGTCACCCTGGGCGCCGGCGGCGATGCCTACGGCAGCAGCCCGTTTGTGCAGATCTTTGCCTTGATCGGCAGCGATACCGCAGCGCAAATCCTCAACTTTGTGGTGTTGACCGCCGCGCTGTCGGTGTACAACAGCGGCGTGTACTGCAACAGCCGCATGCTGTTCGGCCTGGCCGAACAGGGTGATGCACCCAAGGCGCTGATGAAACTGACCAAAAATGGCGTGCCGTTGCGCGCACTGGGCGTGTCGGCACTGGTGACGCTGCTGTGTGTGGTGGTCAACTATGTGGCCCCGCACAAGGCGCTGGAGCTGCTGTTCGCGCTGGTGGTTGCCTCGCTGATGATCAACTGGGCGCTGATCAGCCTCACTCATATCAAGTTCCGCAAGGCTATGGCGGTACAGGGCGTGACGCCTTCGTTCAAGGCATTCTGGTTCCCGTTCAGCAATATCCTGTGCCTGGTATTTATGGCGGTGATCGTTTCGGTAATCTGGATGGTCCCCGACGTTCGCGCGTCGGTGTATGCGATTCCAGTGTGGCTGCTGATCATCTACGGCTTCTATCTGCTGCGCCTGCGCACTGGCAAGGCACTGGCCAACGCGCACTAAGCATCCAGCTGTCACAAAAAAGCCCCGGTACTGGAAACAGTGCCGGGGCTTTTGCGCATCTGGGGGTCGGAACCAGGCATCTGTCAGAGTAACGCTGCGGTTAGGGTGAGGTTCGATAACCCATCACCGGAGGTCTTATGTCTGCGCCAATCACCGTGCTTCGCGACACCCATCCCCTGCCCGTGCTCGATGCCTGCAAATGGGAAAAACTCGAAGGCGACCCGCACACCGTCAACCTCAATGCCTACACCAGCGAAGACGGCAGCAAGATCATGGGCACCTGGATTTGCACGCCCGGCAAGTGGTATGTGGAGTATGTGAAGTGGGAATACTGCGATTTCCGTGAGGGCTATTGCATCATCACCCCCGAGGGCAAAGAGCCGATCCACTTGCGGGCCGGGGATATCTTTGTGGTGGAGCCGGGCATGAAAGGCACATGGGAAGTGGTGGAAACCGTGCGCAAATATTTCGTTTTTGCCTGAGTGAAACCACGCAAAAAACCCGGGAGCCCGCCCGACGCGGGCTCCCGGTAAAGCGACCAGTTACTGAGGTTTGCGATAGCTGTTGATGATGGCCGAGAAGTCCTTGCCGCCTTCGCCGCGCAGGCTCATGGCCTGATACAGCTGTTGCGCAACGGCACCCATCACCACCGGCTGGTGGGCCTGACGTGCGGCCTCGGTGGCCAGCCCCAGATCCTTGAGCATCAGCTCGGCACCAAACCCGCCGGTGTAGCCGCGTGATGCAGGGGCCGTTTCCACGATCCCCGGCCACGGGTTGTACACCTCCGAACTCCAGCAGCGCCCGGTGGAGCTGTTGATAACCCCGGCCAGGACTTCGCTGTCGATACCCAGTGCCGCCCCCAGGGCCATGGCCTCGCTGACGCCGACCATGGAGATCCCGAGCAGCAGGTTGTTGCAGATTTTAGCCACCTGGCCGGTGCCCACATCCCCGCAATGGACGATGTTGCGGCCCATTTGTTCGAGTACCGGGTGCAGGGTGTCGAACAGCGCCTGGGGGGCGCCGACCATAAAGGTCAGGGTGCCCGCCTGCGCGCCGCCGGTACCGCCGGATACCGGCGCATCGGCCATCTGCACGCCCTGTTTGGCGGCTGCAGCGGCGACATCGCGGGCGGTCTGCGGGTCGATGGTGCTGCAATCCACGGCGGGCACGCCCTTGGCGATACCGGCGAGCACACCGTCCTCACCCAGCCACACGCTGCGCACATGAGCCGCAGCCGGGAGCATGGTGATCACCATTTCCGTGCCCTGGGCCGCTTCACGTGGCGAAGTGCTGATATGGCCACCCAGGGCAGCCAGTTCAGCAAGGATGTCCTTGTTCAGGTCAAACAGGTTCAACGAATGCCCGGCCTTGAGCAGGTTGCGCGCCATCGGTGCGCCCATGTTGCCCAGGCCGATAAATGCGATGTTCATACGGGTGCCCTCAACGAAGGTGGATGGTGGTGTTGACGCCATCGTTCACGCTGTCATCGTCGAACCAGCGACTGGTGACGGTCTTGGTTTGAGTATAGAACTGCACCACTTGCTTGCCGTACGGGCCAAGATCGCCGAGTTTCGATCCACGGGAGCCGGTAAAGCTGAAGAACGGCACCGGTACCGGGATCGGGATATTGATACCCACCTGGCCCACATCGATTTCGGTCTGGAACTTGCGCGCCGCAGCGCCGCTTTGGGTAAACAGGCCGGTGCCATTGCCAAACGGGTTGGCATTGACCAGTGCGATGGCCTGGTCGAGGGTATCGACCTCAATCACCACCAGCACCGGGCCGAAAATTTCCTGGGTGTAAATCTGCATATCGGTGGTGACCCCAGAAAACAGGGTTGGGCCAATAAAGTTGCCTTGCTCGAAGCCCGGCACCTTGATGTTACGGCCGTCCAGTTCCAGCACCGCGCCTTCCTTGATCCCGCTTTCGATCAGCCCCAGCACGCGCTCTTTCGCACGCTTGGAGATCACCGGGCCTACATCGGTGCCCGCCTCACTGCCGGCGTTGACCTTAAGTTTTTGCGCCAGCGCCTTGAGGTCGGGCAGCCATTTTTTCGCCGCGCCCACCAGCACTACCACCGAGGTGGCCATGCAGCGTTGCCCGGCCGCGCCGAAACCGGCACCGACCAGCGCGTTAAGGGTTTGTTCGCGGTTGGCGTCGGCCAGCACCACGGCGTGGTTTTTTGCGCCCATCATCGATTGCACGCGCTTGCCGTGGCGGCCCGCCAGGTCATACACGTGGGTACCGACGGCGGTTGAGCCAACAAACGAAACCGCCTTGATATCGGCGTGGGTGCAGAGCGCATCCACCACCTCCTTGCCGCCGTGGACGACGTTGAGCACGCCTGGCGGTACACCGGCTTCCAGCGCCAGCTCGACCAGCATCAAGGTCGACAGCGGGTCTTGCTCGGATGGCTTGAGTACGAAGGTGTTACCGCAGGCGATGGCCATCGGGAACATCCATAGCGGAATCATGGCCGGGAAGTTGAACGGCGTAATCCCGGCGCAAACGCCGATCGGTTGGCGCAAGGTGTAGGTATCCACCCCGCCAGCGACGTTTTCGGCGAATTCACCCATCTGCAAGGTGCCGATGGAGCACGCATGCTCGACCACTTCCAGGCCACGGAAAATATCGCCCTCGGCGTCGGCAATGGTTTTGCCCTGTTCGGCACTGAGCACGGTGGCGATGCGTTTGGAGTGCTCGCGGATCAACGCTTGCAGCTTGAGCATGATGCGCATGCGCGCGCCAATGGGCGTCAGCTTCCAGGTCTGGAAGGCGCGCTGGGCGGCAGCGATGGCGGCGTTGACTTCAGCGGCAGTGGCAAACGGCACTTTGGCCAGCACTTGCTGAGTGGCGGGGTTGACGATGTCGTGCCACTCGGTGGTCTGCGACTCGACCCATTCGCCATCGATCAGCAGGCGGGCGTTTTGGTACGGGGTGGTAGAAACGTTCATGGAAGTCTCCGGCATTATTATTTTGAGTGCGGGTGTCCAGATTGGTCGCAGGACTGTTTTTGGAGTATAGGTGTGCGTTCTTCTAATAAGAACGCACATAAAAGCCGGTCAAACATGCAAAAAAACATCACATCGCTAAGTGCATTGAACTGGGACGACCTGAAGTTTTTTCTTGAGGTGGCCCGTACCCGCAAAGCCAGCAGCGCGGCCAAACGCCTGGCGGTGGACTACACCACCGTGTCGCGGCGCATCAGCTCGCTGGAAGCTGCCCTCGGTACGTTGCTGTTTGAAAAGTCGCGCACCAACGGCTTCACCCTGACCAGCGAAGGCCAGCGTTTACTGGGCTATGCCGAGTCGATCGAAAGCACGCTGCACATGGCCTGCGAGCAGGTGTCGGGGTCGGGCGTGGCCCTGTCCGGGCATGTGCGCATGGGCTGCACCGAGGGGTTCGGGAGCTTTTTTGTCACCCCCCAGCTCAGCCATTTTGTCGACGCCTACCCGGCCATTTCGGTGGATATTCTGCCGCTGCCGCATTTCATCAGCCTGTCCAAGCGCGAAGCCGATATCGTGATCGCCCTGGAGCGGCCGGAACACGGGCCTTATGTGTGTTGCAAACTATGCGACTACCGCCTGCAACTGTATGCCACCCAGGAATACCTGGACCAGCACCCGCCTATCAACCGGGCGGCGGATTTGGCCGAGCATACGTTTATCAGTTATGTGGACGATCTGGCGTTCAGCTCGGAGCTGCTGTACCTGGCCAACGTGCTGCCCGGCGCCAGCGCCAACCTGCGCAGCACCAGCGTGATTGCGCAATTCGTGGCAGCGCAGCAGGGCCGCTCGCTGGCGATTTTGCCGTGCTTTCTGGCCGCCCAGGATCCACGCTTGCTGCCGGTGTTGCCGAATGAGGTCAACCTGACGCGGCAGTTCTGGATGTACTGCCGGGAAGATCTGAGGAAGTTGAAACGCATCACCTTGCTATGGGATTACATCCGCGAAGTGACGGAGCTGAATGCGCCGCTGCTACTGGGCGAAACGCGCGGGATGAAATTTGTGGACTGACCCCAAACCCTGTGGGAGCGGGCTTGCTCGCGATAGCATCAGCGCGATCATTCAGGCAGATCGCGGTGCCTGAATCGCGAGCAAGCCCGCTCCCACAAAGATGAGGGGGGCCAAGTACGAATCTCTAGTCGGCAATCACCACAATCGACACCCGACGGTTTTCCGTGCGCCCGGCGCGGCTGTTATTGCTGGCTACCGGCTCGCGACTACCCAACCCACGGATCTGGATATTCTCCGGGCGCATGCCGACTTTGGTCAGGGCCTTGACCACACTGTTGGCGCGGCGCACGGACAGTTGTTCGTTGTAGGACTCCTTGCCCGACGAGTCAGTATGGCCGTCGACCCGTACGCGCTGGATATCTGCACCCAGCAGGGCCGTGCCGATGCGCTCGACGATTTGCTGGCTTTGCGTATTGAGCACTTCAAGGTCACTGCCAAACAGCACTTTGCCCGACAGGCCAAATGCCCAGCCCTCTTCGGTCAACTCAAAGCCCTGCTCCTTGAGGACCGCAATCTGCGCCGGGGTCAGGCCCTTTGGCGGGGCAGTCTGGCAACCGGTCAACGACAATGTCGCCAACAACAAGGCAACGCTGAAAAACTGCAGATAACGCTGGGTCAATGCACGCATGTTGGGGGTTAGCTCCTGGTAATTACGGTGTTTGCGGGGTGCTCCGACTCCGCTACATGTTGCCCGCCTCGGGCGAGGCGCTTGGCCTGGTACATCGCCGAGTCCGCTGCGCAAAGCAGCTCCTGGGCACTTGCACCATGTTCCGGGTAAACCGCGATGCCGATACTGAGCGAGGTCACGACACACACTTGCCCCGGCAACTGGATCGGTTCAAGCATACTGGCGATGATTTTCTCGGCGATGCGCTGGGCGTCTTCGACCTTGTGCATCGGCGTCAGCAAGATCGCAAATTCGTCACCGCCCAGGCGCGCCACAACATCTTCTTCACGCAACTGGGCACGGATGCGCGTAGCCACGGCCACCAACACCGCATCACCGGCGGCATGGCCATAGGAATCGTTGATGTCCTTGAAACGGTCGCTGTCGAGAAACAGCACGGCGGCCTTGTCCCGGGTTTTGTTGAGCGCGCGCAGGGTACGCGTCAGCCGCGCCTCGAAGTACGCGCGGTTGGGCAGGTTGGTCAGCGAATCGTGGCTGGCCTGATGGGCCAGGGTCTCATTTTCGTTTTGCAGATGGCTTTGCCATGACTCCAGTTCGTCGAGCAGGGCATTGAAGTCATTGCCCAGGCTGTCCAGCTCGGCAATATGCGCAGGCGGCACACGCCGATCGAACGCCCGCTCACGACGGGCGGCGTGGGCCACTTGTGCCAATTGCTGCAAAGGCCCGGTAATCCCGCCCAGCAGCCGGCGCGACAGGTACAGCGCACTCCAGGCGCTGAGTGCCGTACACAGCAGCACGCCGAGCAGCCCGCTGAGCAAAAAGCGCAGCATATTGGCACCGTGCCCGCGCAGGACCACGCGGCCAACTTCACGGCCCTGATGCAGGATCGGCACGGTGATCGGTTGCTCCAGCAAGCTGTCGGCCAAAAGCATTTCAACCCTCGACAACAGGCCGTTTTCGGGCCGCTGCCATTGCGCGAGCAGCTCACCATCAGCGGTGTAGACCCGGGCCTCGGCGACCGCTTCGGTGGAGGCAATCAAGGCCAGTGCTTCGGTTGCCGCCCCGGGATCGTCAAACACCACGGCCGCTTCCACGGTGTAATTGATGGAGCGGGCAATCAGGTGCAGGTTGTGATCGGCATAGACCTTGAGTGCCAGCACGCCCAGCAGGGTCATGGAGGCGCTGGCCAGTGTGACCGCGACCAGGGCCACGCCAAGATGCCCACGGCGCAACACCGAACGCAGCCGGCGACGTCGTTGCGGCGCATTCAACCCGCTCATGGCTGCGCCGCCCGACGGCGTGACAGTTGCAACACGCTGGGATGAATACGTACGCCGCTGCGGGCCACGGAGTCGAGGTTGACCTCGAACGACACTTGCTCATCACGCACATGCAGGCAAAACAGGCTGCCCACGGTGCATTGGTCACCGTCTTCGCTGATGCTCAGTACCGCCTTGGTGCTGAAGCTGCTGAACAGGCCGCTGCGCTCCTCGGCGCTCAGCTTGCCCAGGTAGACCGCGTTGCAACTGCCGGCGATGCCCGGGTCACTCGCCAGCACACGCCGCACCTGCACCGGCCGGCCAGTGGATTGCGTCGCGCCCTTGAGCAGGTCATCGGTGTATTCGGTGGGGCCAATCACGCACAACTGCAGTTGCGCCGGCTCTGTGGGCCAGCGCGCATAACTGAGGATGCCCAGCACCACCTGGGTCACGGCCCTGGCGCGTTGATCCGCCAGGTTGACGGGCGTTTGCGCCTGCACCAGGCAAGGAGTGCTCAGCAGTAACAGGCAAAAAGATAACAGCCGCAGCCGCCATCCAAAATGCTGTTCTGTCGATGAGACAGCCACGTCCATGCGGGATTTCTCTGAGATCTTTATAGGAATAGTGTCGTAACGATAGCACGACATGTGTATTAACTGTGATACAGGTCACATTGGGCGCGCCATTTCCTGTGGGAGCGGGTTTGCTCGCGATGGCATCACCGAGGGTTGCCAGGCAGCCCCCATCGTCAGCATCTCAGGCAAGCCAACTCCCACAAAAAAGCACCCGGAACAGGATCAAGACTTCGGCTACCCCAACCCCAGCATCAACCCGCTCAGGCGCTTGACCTTGCGCTGCACGGCCTCTTCAAAAACCCCTGCGCGTGGCTCTACCAGGCTGAACCAGTGCTTGGCCCGGGTGATACCGGTATAGATCAGCTCTTTGGTCAACACCGGGTTGAGTGCTTCGGGCAGCACCAACGCGGTGTGGGAAAACTCCGAGCCTTGGGATTTATGTACGGTCATGGCATACACCGTTTCAACATCATTGAGCCGGCTTGGCAGGACAAAACGGATACCGCCCTGCCCGTCATTACGCGCGAACGCCACCCGCAATACATGGCGCCGGGCCTGACCTTCACCCTCGGGAAGCATGAGGGCGATGCCAATATCGCCGTTCATCAACCCCAGCCCGTAATCGTTGCGGGTCATCAGCACCGGGCGGCCTTCGTACCACTGCTGGTCGCCATCAATCAACTTGCGGGCAAACAGGGCGCGGGTGATGCGCTCATTCAGGCCCTCCACGCCCCACGGCCCCTTGCGCACGGCGCAGAGCACCTGAAAGGCCTCGAACGCTTGCAGCACATGACCCGCCCAGGCCGCCCAGCGCGGGTCTTCAAGGCCGCTGCGGGTGTCAGGGCGCTGCTCGCGCAATCGCTCAATATAATGCCGATAGCCTTTGGCCTCAGCGCCACGCCCTTCCAGCGCCAGACGTTCAAAGGCGCGGTCCTGCTCACCCTTGAGGGGCAACGCAAAAAGGTCGGCATGGTTGCCTGCCGCCAACAGGGCGCGTGCCTCGCGGGGCAACTGCTGGTTGACCAGGCGCGACAGCTGGCCAATACCGCTGCCCTCACCAAAACGCCGCGAGTGGCGCAGCATGACCACTTGCTGGGCCAGCGGGTGCGTACCGTCCAGGTCTTGCTGCAAGTCGCTGGCACTAAGGTTTTCGCCACTGACCTGCTCCAGCCAGCTACGGGTTTGCGCGGTATACCAGCCCGCCTCGGCATCCCGGCACAAATCCCCCAATACGGCACCGGCTTCAACCGACGCCAACTGATCCTTGTCACCCAGCAGCACCAGCCGCGCATGGGCTGGCAAGGCATCGAGCAGATTGGCCATCATTTCCAGGTCAATCATCGACGCTTCGTCGACCACCAGCACGTCCAGCGGCAAACGATTACCGGCGTGATGGCGAAAGTGTCGGGTACCGGGGCGGCTGCCCAGCAGCCGGTGAACAGTGGTCACGTCACTGGGGATTTTTTGCCGAACCTTGTCGTCCACTTCCAGGGATTTGACTTGCACGCTGATGGACTCGGTCAGCCGGGCGGCGGCTTTGCCGGTCGGTGCTGCCAGCCGGATACGCAAGGGTGCGCCCGCCTCTACCGCCGGAGCTTGCAGCAACGCCAGCAAGCGCACCACGGTCGTAGTTTTACCAGTGCCGGGGCCGCCCGTGACGATGCTGAAAGCCCCGCGTGTAGCCAAAGCACACGCCAGTTTCTGCCAGTCAACCGGCGCATTCTGTGCCGGGCTACCGAACAGGCCGTTCAAACGTGCGGGCAAATCCGCCGGGGTGGCTTCAGCCACTGCCAGACGCTGGCGCAAAGCGCCGTCGATTCGACGCTCATAAGTCCAGTAACGGCGCAAATACAGACGTCGCTCACTCAACACCAAGGGCCGGCTGGCCGCATCCGCAGACGACTGCCCGGCATGTTCGACCAGTGAACTGGCTTGCAAGGCCTTGCACCAGGCCTCGCCATCCAGCGCTTCAAGCAGCTGCGAAGGCAGCAACATGGCGCCGGTTTGCACATCACCTTCAGGGGGCAAAGACAGCGCGAAATCGGGTTCTTTCAGGGTTTCGAACAAATCCAGACACACATGCCCGTGGCCCAGTTGATGACTGGTCAACGCCGCGGCCAGCAGCACCAGCGGATCACCCTGGGGGTCACGCTCATGCAAGAAAGCCACGAAGGCCTTGTCCAGAGCACGCAACCAGCCACGTTCGACCCAGCGTTCGAGCAACAGCAGCAAGTCCTCGGCGCGGCCCAGGGGCTGCAGCAAGGCCAGGCTTTCGGCCGTCAACGGCGTAGGCAACAGCTCGGCAAACGAACGACTCATAACAACACTCCCTGTTCCCACGCCGGCTCAGCTGTTTTCGGCAGCGGTTTGCCCTGGAACATCAGGTCCAGGCTTTCGATCAATAGTCTGGGCGGGCGGGTGAAAAAAACGCCCTGCCCCTGGGAGCGGGTGCCACGCAAAAACAGATACAGCGCGCCGCCCATATGCTGGTCGTAGTCATAGCCGGGTAGCCGCGCCTTGAGCTGACGGTGCAGGGCCAGCAGATACAGGACGTACTGCAGGTCATAGCGGTTATCCAGAATCGAGGCGGTCATCGCTTGCTCGGTGTAGGCCGAATCATCAGCGCCCAGCCAGTTCGATTTGTAGTCCGCCACGTAATAACGGCCCTGATGCTCGAAGGTCAGGTCGATAAAGCCCTTGAACATGCCATTCAACAGGCTCGGCTCAGCCCCCGCGCGCGGCGCACCGCCGTGGGTATGCTGGCGCACCAGTTGATCCATCTGCACAACATCGACCTTGTGGCTGGCAAACCAGAATTCCATCTCAATCTGGTACTGGTTCAACTCACTCAGGACTACAGCAGGCTGACCGTTGTTCAGGCGCAGCGGTTCATCTTGCAGATGCTGCAACCAGTCACTCAGGGTCTCGATCCAGCCTTGCCAGCCGCGACGGTTGCAGCGGCGCGCCACGGCATCCTGGAGCGCCTCGGGATCAGCCTTGAAACCTTCACTGCCGGCCCATTCGAGCAGACCGTGGAGAAAGGTGCCGGGATTCGGCCCACGGGGAAAGCGATGGATATCGCCGCCGCTGAGTAACACAT harbors:
- a CDS encoding amino acid permease, whose amino-acid sequence is MADANSPPVTLKRGLKNRHIQLIALGGAIGTGLFLGSAGVLKSAGPSMILGYAIAGFIAFLIMRQLGEMIVEEPVAGSFSHFAHKYWGGYAGFLSGWNYWVLYVLVGMAELTAVGKYIQFWWPEVPTWVSAVVFFALVNLINTLNVKVFGEMEFWFAIIKVVAIVGMIVLGCYLLFSGTGGPQASISNLWSHGGFFPNGGMGLLMAMAFIMFSFGGLELVGITAAEASEPKKVIPKAINQVVYRILIFYVGALTVLLALYPWDQLLVTLGAGGDAYGSSPFVQIFALIGSDTAAQILNFVVLTAALSVYNSGVYCNSRMLFGLAEQGDAPKALMKLTKNGVPLRALGVSALVTLLCVVVNYVAPHKALELLFALVVASLMINWALISLTHIKFRKAMAVQGVTPSFKAFWFPFSNILCLVFMAVIVSVIWMVPDVRASVYAIPVWLLIIYGFYLLRLRTGKALANAH
- a CDS encoding cupin domain-containing protein; its protein translation is MSAPITVLRDTHPLPVLDACKWEKLEGDPHTVNLNAYTSEDGSKIMGTWICTPGKWYVEYVKWEYCDFREGYCIITPEGKEPIHLRAGDIFVVEPGMKGTWEVVETVRKYFVFA
- the mmsB gene encoding 3-hydroxyisobutyrate dehydrogenase; this encodes MNIAFIGLGNMGAPMARNLLKAGHSLNLFDLNKDILAELAALGGHISTSPREAAQGTEMVITMLPAAAHVRSVWLGEDGVLAGIAKGVPAVDCSTIDPQTARDVAAAAAKQGVQMADAPVSGGTGGAQAGTLTFMVGAPQALFDTLHPVLEQMGRNIVHCGDVGTGQVAKICNNLLLGISMVGVSEAMALGAALGIDSEVLAGVINSSTGRCWSSEVYNPWPGIVETAPASRGYTGGFGAELMLKDLGLATEAARQAHQPVVMGAVAQQLYQAMSLRGEGGKDFSAIINSYRKPQ
- a CDS encoding CoA-acylating methylmalonate-semialdehyde dehydrogenase, with translation MNVSTTPYQNARLLIDGEWVESQTTEWHDIVNPATQQVLAKVPFATAAEVNAAIAAAQRAFQTWKLTPIGARMRIMLKLQALIREHSKRIATVLSAEQGKTIADAEGDIFRGLEVVEHACSIGTLQMGEFAENVAGGVDTYTLRQPIGVCAGITPFNFPAMIPLWMFPMAIACGNTFVLKPSEQDPLSTLMLVELALEAGVPPGVLNVVHGGKEVVDALCTHADIKAVSFVGSTAVGTHVYDLAGRHGKRVQSMMGAKNHAVVLADANREQTLNALVGAGFGAAGQRCMATSVVVLVGAAKKWLPDLKALAQKLKVNAGSEAGTDVGPVISKRAKERVLGLIESGIKEGAVLELDGRNIKVPGFEQGNFIGPTLFSGVTTDMQIYTQEIFGPVLVVIEVDTLDQAIALVNANPFGNGTGLFTQSGAAARKFQTEIDVGQVGINIPIPVPVPFFSFTGSRGSKLGDLGPYGKQVVQFYTQTKTVTSRWFDDDSVNDGVNTTIHLR
- a CDS encoding LysR family transcriptional regulator, with translation MQKNITSLSALNWDDLKFFLEVARTRKASSAAKRLAVDYTTVSRRISSLEAALGTLLFEKSRTNGFTLTSEGQRLLGYAESIESTLHMACEQVSGSGVALSGHVRMGCTEGFGSFFVTPQLSHFVDAYPAISVDILPLPHFISLSKREADIVIALERPEHGPYVCCKLCDYRLQLYATQEYLDQHPPINRAADLAEHTFISYVDDLAFSSELLYLANVLPGASANLRSTSVIAQFVAAQQGRSLAILPCFLAAQDPRLLPVLPNEVNLTRQFWMYCREDLRKLKRITLLWDYIREVTELNAPLLLGETRGMKFVD
- a CDS encoding OmpA family protein produces the protein MRALTQRYLQFFSVALLLATLSLTGCQTAPPKGLTPAQIAVLKEQGFELTEEGWAFGLSGKVLFGSDLEVLNTQSQQIVERIGTALLGADIQRVRVDGHTDSSGKESYNEQLSVRRANSVVKALTKVGMRPENIQIRGLGSREPVASNNSRAGRTENRRVSIVVIAD
- a CDS encoding diguanylate cyclase domain-containing protein → MSGLNAPQRRRRLRSVLRRGHLGVALVAVTLASASMTLLGVLALKVYADHNLHLIARSINYTVEAAVVFDDPGAATEALALIASTEAVAEARVYTADGELLAQWQRPENGLLSRVEMLLADSLLEQPITVPILHQGREVGRVVLRGHGANMLRFLLSGLLGVLLCTALSAWSALYLSRRLLGGITGPLQQLAQVAHAARRERAFDRRVPPAHIAELDSLGNDFNALLDELESWQSHLQNENETLAHQASHDSLTNLPNRAYFEARLTRTLRALNKTRDKAAVLFLDSDRFKDINDSYGHAAGDAVLVAVATRIRAQLREEDVVARLGGDEFAILLTPMHKVEDAQRIAEKIIASMLEPIQLPGQVCVVTSLSIGIAVYPEHGASAQELLCAADSAMYQAKRLARGGQHVAESEHPANTVITRS
- a CDS encoding YfiR family protein, translated to MDVAVSSTEQHFGWRLRLLSFCLLLLSTPCLVQAQTPVNLADQRARAVTQVVLGILSYARWPTEPAQLQLCVIGPTEYTDDLLKGATQSTGRPVQVRRVLASDPGIAGSCNAVYLGKLSAEERSGLFSSFSTKAVLSISEDGDQCTVGSLFCLHVRDEQVSFEVNLDSVARSGVRIHPSVLQLSRRRAAQP
- the recD gene encoding exodeoxyribonuclease V subunit alpha, which codes for MSRSFAELLPTPLTAESLALLQPLGRAEDLLLLLERWVERGWLRALDKAFVAFLHERDPQGDPLVLLAAALTSHQLGHGHVCLDLFETLKEPDFALSLPPEGDVQTGAMLLPSQLLEALDGEAWCKALQASSLVEHAGQSSADAASRPLVLSERRLYLRRYWTYERRIDGALRQRLAVAEATPADLPARLNGLFGSPAQNAPVDWQKLACALATRGAFSIVTGGPGTGKTTTVVRLLALLQAPAVEAGAPLRIRLAAPTGKAAARLTESISVQVKSLEVDDKVRQKIPSDVTTVHRLLGSRPGTRHFRHHAGNRLPLDVLVVDEASMIDLEMMANLLDALPAHARLVLLGDKDQLASVEAGAVLGDLCRDAEAGWYTAQTRSWLEQVSGENLSASDLQQDLDGTHPLAQQVVMLRHSRRFGEGSGIGQLSRLVNQQLPREARALLAAGNHADLFALPLKGEQDRAFERLALEGRGAEAKGYRHYIERLREQRPDTRSGLEDPRWAAWAGHVLQAFEAFQVLCAVRKGPWGVEGLNERITRALFARKLIDGDQQWYEGRPVLMTRNDYGLGLMNGDIGIALMLPEGEGQARRHVLRVAFARNDGQGGIRFVLPSRLNDVETVYAMTVHKSQGSEFSHTALVLPEALNPVLTKELIYTGITRAKHWFSLVEPRAGVFEEAVQRKVKRLSGLMLGLG